From the Lolium rigidum isolate FL_2022 chromosome 2, APGP_CSIRO_Lrig_0.1, whole genome shotgun sequence genome, one window contains:
- the LOC124689164 gene encoding pentatricopeptide repeat-containing protein At1g71060, mitochondrial-like, producing MRSLRRTAAHLLCYARTVPANEARMAFDQMLLPPTTVLCRPPRVHAGNMLDGMRGSWFCSQAGSTGTHELAMDQKFTVVPGSDGSEVAERVCPAAVDQQFTVVPGSDLSEVAERVCRVLSTQPEPTMAPALDALGVPMSRELVAEVLKNLSNAGVLALTFFRWAERQEGFVYTAKSFHNLIEALGKIKQFRLVWSLVEAMRCRGLLSKDTFRLIVRRYARARKVKEAVETFEKMGGFGLKTDLSDYNWLIDVLSKSKQVRKANAIFKDMKRDGKFVPDLKTYTILMEGWGHEKDLLMLKSVYQEMLDAGIKPDVVAYGMLISAFCKSAKCDEAIKVFHEMEATGVMPSPHVYCMLINGLGSEERLDEALKFFELSKSSGFPMEVPTCNAVVGAYCRSSKFEHAFRMVDEMRKSGIGPNSRTYDIILQYLIKSQKIDEAYNVFQEMGRSGCEPQINTYTIMVGMFCSNERVDMALKVWNQMKEKGVLPCMHMFSALINGLCFENRLEEACIYFQEMLDKGIRPPAQLFSNLKQALIEGGRISLAQEMAFKLDTLRKTPLRP from the coding sequence atgcgctcccTCCGCCGCACAGCCGCCCACCTGCTCTGCTACGCGAGGACTGTCCCCGCCAATGAAGCCCGCATGGCGTTCGACCAAATGCTTCTTCCGCCTACCACCGTCCTGTGTCGGCCGCCGCGCGTGCACGCCGGCAACATGCTCGACGGAATGCGCGGCTCGTGGTTCTGCAGCCAGGCGGGATCTACCGGCACCCACGAGCTCGCCATGGACCAGAAGTTCACGGTGGTCCCTGGCTCCGACGGCTCCGAGGTGGCAGAGAGGGTCTGCCCCGCCGCCGTGGACCAGCAGTTCACGGTGGTCCCGGGCTCCGACCTCTCCGAGGTGGCAGAGAGGGTGTGCCGCGTTCTCTCCACCCAGCCGGAACCGACGATGGCGCCGGCTCTTGACGCGCTTGGGGTGCCCATGTCGCGGGAACTGGTGGCGGAGGTGCTCAAGAACCTGAGCAACGCCGGCGTGCTAGCCCTCACCTTCTTCCGGTGGGCGGAGAGGCAGGAAGGCTTCGTGTACACAGCCAAGAGCTTCCACAACCTGATTGAAGCGCTCGGCAAGATAAAGCAGTTCAGGCTGGTGTGGAGTCTGGTCGAGGCTATGCGGTGCCGCGGCTTGCTTTCCAAGGACACATTCAGGCTCATCGTCAGGAGGTATGCCCGAGCAAGGAAGGTCAAGGAAGCCGTCGAGACGTTCGAGAAGATGGGCGGTTTTGGGCTGAAAACAGACTTGTCAGATTACAACTGGCTGATCGATGTGCTGAGCAAATCCAAGCAAGTCAGGAAGGCGAATGCCATCTTTAAGGACATGAAGAGGGATGGAAAGTTTGTGCCTGATCTGAAGACCTACACTATCCTCATGGAAGGCTGGGGCCATGAGAAGGACTTGTTGATGCTCAAGTCGGTGTACCAAGAAATGCTGGATGCAGGCATTAAGCCTGATGTCGTCGCGTACGGGATGCTCATTAGTGCATTTTGCAAGTCCGCCAAATGTGACGAGGCCATCAAGGTGTTCCATGAGATGGAAGCCACTGGTGTCATGCCAAGCCCTCATGTGTACTGCATGCTTATCAATGGGCTTGGTTCAGAGGAGAGGCTGGATGAAGCTTTGAAGTTTTTCGAGCTTTCTAAGTCCAGCGGGTTTCCCATGGAGGTACCTACGTGCAATGCAGTTGTTGGGGCTTACTGCAGATCCTCAAAGTTTGAGCATGCCTTCAGGATGGTTGATGAGATGAGAAAGAGTGGAATTGGACCAAATTCTCGGACTTACGATATTATTTTGCAGTATCTTATAAAATCTCAGAAGATTGACGAGGCTTATAATGTTTTCCAGGAAATGGGTAGGAGTGGCTGTGAACCTCAGATCAACACATATACAATAATGGTTGGTATGTTCTGCAGTAATGAAAGGGTTGATATGGCCTTAAAGGTGTGGAACCAAATGAAGGAGAAGGGTGTTCTCCCATGTATGCACATGTTTTCCGCGTTGATCAACGGGTTATGCTTTGAGAACAGGCTGGAAGAAGCCTGCATCTATTTCCAGGAGATGTTGGACAAAGGAATTAGGCCACCTGCTCAGCTTTTCAGTAATTTGAAGCAAGCTCTTATTGAGGGAGGAAGGATTAGTTTGGCACAAGAGATGG